A single Pedobacter sp. PACM 27299 DNA region contains:
- a CDS encoding DUF72 domain-containing protein, producing the protein MDFGKVTTDELQRIDFSLPADGEQTALTLSGKPAAKTPAFYVGCAKWGRKEWVNMIYPPKTKEANFLDEYVKHFNAIELNAVFYSLPKPEQIRKWKEKAALNSKNGFLFCPKFSQSITHMKRLKGAEEVTDVFLSGISEFGEYLGPCFLQMGDNFGPKNKDVLTSYLESLPADLSMFVELRNPEWFSQESNRKPLFEGLARLNKGAAITDASGRRDVIHMELTIPEVFIRFVGNGAEFKASDEARIDEWVKRIKIWLDLGLEKVYFFLHQHDEKDTPIIANYTIKAFNKHLGSKIPEINFLGGKDGEITKDPQLF; encoded by the coding sequence ATGGATTTTGGAAAGGTTACCACAGATGAACTTCAAAGAATAGATTTTAGCCTGCCAGCTGATGGCGAGCAAACTGCGCTGACTTTATCCGGTAAACCTGCAGCAAAAACACCAGCTTTTTATGTGGGCTGCGCGAAATGGGGTAGAAAAGAATGGGTAAATATGATCTATCCCCCAAAGACTAAAGAGGCCAATTTTTTGGATGAATATGTGAAGCATTTTAATGCAATCGAACTAAATGCTGTTTTCTATAGTCTGCCAAAGCCGGAGCAAATCAGGAAATGGAAAGAAAAGGCAGCCCTGAATTCCAAGAATGGGTTTCTTTTCTGTCCGAAGTTTTCTCAGTCCATTACTCATATGAAAAGGCTAAAGGGCGCAGAAGAAGTCACGGATGTATTCCTCTCTGGTATCTCGGAATTCGGCGAATACCTCGGGCCCTGTTTTCTCCAGATGGGAGATAATTTTGGACCAAAAAACAAAGATGTTTTAACCTCCTATCTCGAATCCCTGCCCGCAGATTTATCCATGTTTGTAGAACTTAGAAATCCGGAATGGTTTTCGCAGGAAAGCAATAGGAAACCGCTTTTTGAAGGGTTAGCCAGGTTAAATAAAGGAGCTGCCATTACTGATGCTAGCGGCAGAAGGGACGTGATCCATATGGAACTAACCATTCCCGAAGTATTCATCCGCTTTGTAGGGAATGGCGCGGAGTTTAAAGCCTCAGATGAAGCCCGAATTGATGAATGGGTGAAACGCATTAAAATATGGCTGGACCTTGGATTGGAGAAGGTTTATTTCTTTTTACACCAGCACGATGAAAAGGATACCCCAATTATTGCCAATTATACGATTAAAGCATTTAATAAGCATTTGGGCAGTAAGATTCCGGAAATCAATTTCCTTGGCGGGAAAGATGGAGAAATTACAAAAGACCCACAATTATTCTAA
- a CDS encoding glycosyltransferase family 117 protein: MKNYCRINNLVGFLLFGIASLVYWLTMEPTVSFWDCGEFIAASAKIQVGHQPGAPLFLMIGKLFSLLAMGDTAKIAYWVNFSSVLFSGATIMFLYWTITAMASKLYSKEKTKLEMLGVIAAGVVGALAYTFSDTFWFSAVESEVYALSTLFTAIVFWAILKWEKSMDNRWLIFISFLVGLSIGAHLLSLLTIPAIVLVYYFKTTKKVSWFGTLKAFAIACLIVGFVQIVIVQYLVLIAAKFDLFFVNTLGFSFGYGAIAFILLLIGSISYGIYYSIQHRNHHLNLSLLCLAFIIFGFSSYFIILIRANAKPSINLSNPDNPFSLYSYLGRTNYGETPLLYGKTFDAKQTDFKENGTQYRKGSSKYEESGKSFKVEYDKNMLFPRMYSGKPNHENFYQQWMGMEKGQSPTMADNLSFFSSYQVGFMYMRYFFWNFVGRQNDIQGHGNLEDGNWLSGIKPLDAIRLGSQAKLPPSIQENKGHNVLFGLPFLLGMAGLLFLYKKNKPATLVIGTLFFFTGLAIILYLNQDPLQPRERDYTYVGSFYAFCIFIGFGVLAIKELLSRFVPQKMSLMVAALAGLLIAPTLMAVQGWDDHDRSGKTTARDWAANYLNSCAPNAILFTNADNDTYPLWYAQEVEGIRTDVRVICIQFLSDGDFINQLKRPQNKSAALPIAMAPEKYQQGVRDYIPYVDYGITDSVELKELLTVLTSDNKEDKLQMSDGSFENILPTKQLKMSIDADQLVKTNTIKSADKDKVTAQMEWKVDKSFIGKADLAMYDILVNNNWERPIYFATSVSPDTYIGLEKYLYLEGYAYRLLPLKTDPKDERDKSQVTNTAVMYDNVMNKMNFSGFKTAKYLDIESRSIAETTWTFHNTLATNLILAAKPEQAMAVMKKSAKDLPLKTYTIQDTINRFNTIRIFYELKDVQQASLMAKQTLSFLDLELQYISSLEPEQQRRRLRDIQVGLSIINGLEEMSRDHQQLELSKELKTKYNHYESLFTRSIG, translated from the coding sequence ATGAAAAATTATTGCCGCATCAACAACCTGGTAGGCTTTCTCCTTTTTGGAATTGCAAGCCTTGTGTATTGGCTGACGATGGAACCGACCGTCAGTTTCTGGGATTGTGGAGAGTTCATCGCAGCCAGTGCTAAAATTCAAGTAGGCCACCAACCCGGAGCCCCATTGTTCTTAATGATCGGCAAATTATTCTCCTTACTCGCCATGGGCGACACTGCCAAAATCGCTTATTGGGTAAATTTCAGCTCGGTACTATTCAGTGGAGCCACCATTATGTTCCTTTACTGGACCATCACCGCGATGGCCTCCAAACTATATTCCAAAGAAAAAACCAAACTGGAAATGCTTGGCGTGATTGCGGCTGGCGTTGTAGGCGCTTTAGCCTATACTTTTTCCGATACGTTTTGGTTTTCAGCGGTAGAATCCGAGGTATATGCCTTATCTACCCTCTTCACAGCCATCGTATTCTGGGCGATATTGAAATGGGAAAAAAGCATGGACAACCGCTGGTTGATTTTCATTTCTTTTCTTGTGGGCTTATCCATCGGTGCACACTTATTAAGTTTACTGACCATTCCTGCCATTGTATTGGTTTATTATTTCAAAACCACAAAAAAAGTCAGCTGGTTTGGCACATTAAAAGCCTTTGCTATTGCCTGTCTGATTGTAGGCTTTGTACAAATTGTGATTGTGCAGTACCTGGTCCTGATCGCTGCTAAATTCGATCTTTTCTTTGTCAACACGCTAGGATTTAGTTTCGGTTATGGCGCTATAGCCTTTATTTTACTATTGATCGGTTCGATCAGTTACGGCATTTATTACTCCATCCAACATCGTAATCATCATTTAAACCTGAGTTTACTTTGTCTGGCCTTTATTATTTTCGGCTTCAGTTCCTATTTCATTATCTTAATCCGGGCGAATGCCAAGCCAAGTATCAACCTCTCTAATCCCGACAACCCATTTTCCCTATACAGTTACCTCGGCCGTACCAATTATGGTGAAACCCCATTACTGTACGGAAAAACATTTGATGCCAAGCAAACCGACTTTAAAGAAAACGGCACACAATACCGTAAAGGCAGCTCTAAATATGAGGAATCGGGAAAATCCTTTAAAGTTGAATACGACAAAAACATGCTTTTCCCAAGGATGTACAGTGGAAAACCCAACCATGAAAATTTCTACCAGCAATGGATGGGAATGGAAAAAGGGCAATCTCCAACCATGGCCGACAACCTTAGTTTTTTCAGTTCTTATCAGGTAGGTTTCATGTATATGCGTTATTTCTTCTGGAACTTTGTTGGCCGCCAAAACGACATTCAGGGGCATGGTAATCTGGAAGATGGCAACTGGCTTTCTGGAATTAAGCCCTTAGATGCCATCAGACTTGGTTCACAAGCAAAACTTCCTCCATCTATACAAGAAAATAAAGGCCACAATGTGCTCTTTGGCTTACCTTTCCTATTGGGAATGGCTGGATTGCTCTTTCTTTATAAAAAAAACAAACCAGCGACCTTAGTCATTGGGACGCTATTCTTTTTCACAGGCCTGGCCATCATTCTCTATTTAAATCAGGATCCATTGCAGCCAAGAGAGCGTGATTATACGTATGTCGGCTCTTTCTATGCCTTCTGCATCTTTATAGGTTTCGGCGTATTGGCGATCAAAGAATTACTGTCACGCTTTGTACCTCAAAAAATGAGTCTGATGGTTGCCGCGCTGGCCGGATTATTGATTGCGCCTACTTTAATGGCAGTACAGGGCTGGGATGATCATGACCGTTCCGGCAAAACTACAGCAAGAGACTGGGCGGCAAACTACCTGAATTCCTGTGCGCCAAACGCGATTTTATTTACCAATGCAGATAACGATACCTATCCATTATGGTATGCACAAGAGGTGGAAGGCATCAGAACCGATGTTCGCGTGATTTGCATTCAATTCTTAAGCGATGGCGATTTCATCAATCAATTGAAAAGACCGCAGAACAAATCTGCCGCACTGCCTATTGCGATGGCTCCTGAGAAATACCAGCAAGGCGTACGTGATTATATTCCTTATGTGGATTACGGCATCACCGATAGTGTGGAATTAAAAGAACTGTTAACCGTACTTACTTCCGACAATAAGGAGGATAAATTACAGATGAGTGATGGATCTTTTGAAAATATCCTGCCGACTAAGCAACTTAAAATGAGTATTGATGCTGATCAGCTGGTCAAAACAAACACCATTAAATCAGCAGATAAAGACAAAGTTACCGCTCAAATGGAATGGAAGGTTGATAAAAGCTTTATCGGTAAAGCGGATCTGGCGATGTACGATATTCTGGTAAACAACAACTGGGAAAGACCGATATATTTCGCCACTTCCGTATCTCCGGATACCTATATTGGCTTAGAAAAATACCTGTATTTAGAAGGTTATGCTTACCGTTTATTGCCATTAAAAACAGACCCTAAAGATGAACGCGATAAATCACAGGTGACCAATACAGCAGTGATGTACGACAATGTGATGAATAAAATGAACTTTTCTGGCTTCAAAACTGCAAAATACCTGGATATTGAAAGCAGATCCATTGCAGAAACTACCTGGACTTTTCACAATACATTGGCTACTAACCTGATTTTGGCAGCTAAACCTGAGCAGGCAATGGCAGTCATGAAAAAAAGCGCTAAAGATCTGCCTCTGAAAACTTATACTATCCAGGATACCATCAACAGGTTCAATACCATCAGAATTTTTTATGAACTAAAAGATGTACAGCAGGCAAGTTTGATGGCTAAACAAACGCTTTCCTTTTTAGATCTGGAACTGCAATATATCTCTTCGCTGGAACCGGAACAGCAAAGAAGGCGCTTAAGAGATATACAGGTGGGCTTATCTATCATCAATGGATTGGAGGAGATGAGCAGGGACCACCAGCAGCTGGAGCTCAGCAAGGAACTTAAAACAAAATACAATCATTATGAAAGCCTATTTACGAGGTCCATCGGCTAA
- a CDS encoding peroxiredoxin — protein MSLRIGDVAPNFKAETSIGNIDFYEFLGDSWGVLFSHPADYTPVCTTELGRTASLKGEFEKRNVKVLALSVDSAESHKGWIKDINETQNTNVEFPIIADEDKKIADLYDMIHPNASETLTVRSLFVISPDKKVKLMLTYPASTGRNFDEVLRVIDSLQLTAKYSVATPADWKDGDDVVVMNSIKTEDIPAKFPKGHREIKPYLRMTPQPNK, from the coding sequence ATGAGTTTAAGAATAGGGGACGTAGCGCCCAACTTTAAAGCAGAAACTTCTATCGGGAACATCGATTTTTATGAATTCTTAGGAGATAGCTGGGGTGTTTTATTCTCTCATCCGGCGGATTATACTCCGGTATGTACCACTGAACTTGGTCGTACCGCTTCTCTAAAAGGTGAATTCGAAAAAAGAAATGTAAAAGTACTGGCCTTAAGCGTAGATTCAGCAGAATCACATAAAGGATGGATCAAGGATATCAATGAAACACAAAATACCAATGTAGAGTTCCCAATCATTGCGGATGAAGATAAAAAGATCGCAGATCTTTATGATATGATCCACCCAAATGCTTCGGAAACTTTAACTGTACGCTCTTTATTTGTGATTTCGCCAGATAAAAAAGTGAAATTAATGTTGACTTACCCAGCTTCTACCGGAAGAAATTTTGATGAAGTATTGAGGGTAATTGATTCTTTACAGCTGACCGCTAAATATAGTGTTGCTACGCCAGCAGATTGGAAAGATGGTGATGATGTAGTCGTCATGAACAGCATCAAAACTGAAGATATTCCTGCAAAATTCCCAAAAGGACATAGAGAAATTAAACCTTATTTAAGAATGACACCACAGCCAAATAAATAG